The following proteins are co-located in the Methylocystis sp. ATCC 49242 genome:
- a CDS encoding DUF2190 family protein translates to MEESYGAPAERVMVPAPQGGVNQGDLLIIKKLCGVAVSAADEGEEVEIMVEGCFDLPKGDCALALGSPAYWDMAAKRITANAHRNIRIGIAIGDAPREAQIVRVRLDGFIA, encoded by the coding sequence ATGGAAGAATCATACGGCGCTCCTGCGGAACGCGTCATGGTCCCGGCTCCTCAAGGCGGGGTTAACCAGGGCGACCTGCTCATCATCAAAAAGCTCTGTGGCGTAGCGGTGAGCGCCGCAGATGAAGGGGAAGAAGTCGAGATTATGGTCGAAGGCTGCTTTGATCTCCCGAAGGGAGACTGCGCCTTGGCACTTGGTTCCCCAGCTTACTGGGACATGGCGGCGAAGCGGATTACCGCGAACGCGCACCGTAATATTCGGATCGGCATTGCCATCGGGGACGCGCCGCGGGAGGCGCAAATCGTCCGGGTTCGGCTTGATGGATTTATTGCATGA